Proteins encoded within one genomic window of Ranitomeya variabilis isolate aRanVar5 chromosome 4, aRanVar5.hap1, whole genome shotgun sequence:
- the LOC143769594 gene encoding neurotensin receptor type 1-like isoform X2 yields the protein MNRSNSAAYNECLNYINVDNGSLWNESDGSNTSRRTLHRLFIGAQKQEPNYVAIPATIFYNLLFLFGILANGLSILTLMRNGRMKVSAVRFYLLSLALADILLLLTIPVTLYRYFWQYYPWALSDTVCKLYFMIRQVYCAITSWTIIAFTSERYFAICHPMWSITGLRKSRMAYLLAFIWILSFLSTIPVAIVYGESAACILDYTATSRDKVVLDSTVCEMLEPKPYIVYKSIMQTRSILFFVVPLVAIIIFHLLIFHHFTINHRQREKIGLTRTHWHFSSKHMNQPHSRPLSERKARQLMGAVVAAFFLCNFPDTASSLMQIYIDNWNTYVLKVYTLLKTYLSLPLWYLNSALDPILFCISSTSFRSACRETLKSLLPWLEKSADGPNQNFQASSARSGGSSLVSAPSTRSTWTLNSNEGEPKEFLGQTQSSDPKLLFFRHLDVMETGDFSVP from the exons ATGAACCGGTCGAATTCAGCCGCTTACAATGAATGCCTCAACTATATCAACGTTGACAATGGATCTCTGTGGAATGAAAGTGATGGCTCCAACACCTCTCGGAGGACTCTGCATCGACTCTTCATTGGTGCCCAAAAGCAGGAGCCCAATTATGTAGCCATTCCGGCTACTATATTTTACAATCTTCTCTTTCTTTTCGGTATCTTGGCCAATGGACTAAGTATCCTTACTTTAATGAGAAATGGTAGGATGAAGGTGAGCGCTGTCCGTTTCTATCTCTTGAGTTTGGCCTTGGCCGACATCTTACTCCTACTGACTATTCCAGTGACTTTGTACAGGTACTTCTGGCAATATTACCCATGGGCTCTATCCGACACAGTGTGTAAACTATATTTCATGATCAGACAGGTCTACTGTGCCATCACCAGTTGGACCATCATTGCCTTCACTTCTGAGAGATATTTTGCCATATGTCATCCCATGTGGTCAATCACCGGACTTCGAAAATCCCGCATGGCTTATTTATTGGCCTTCATTTGGATTCTGTCGTTCCTCAGCACTATACCTGTGGCTATTGTATATGGCGAGTCTGCAGCGTGTATCCTGGACTATACCGCAACTTCTCGGGATAAAGTTGTTCTCGACTCCACAGTGTGTGAAATGCTGGAACCAAAGCCATACATCGTTTACAAAAGTATCATGCAAACCCGGAGCATTTTGTTCTTTGTGGTGCCCttggtggccatcattatttttcaTCTCCTAATCTTCCATCACTTCACTATAAACCACAGGCAGAGGGAAAAGATTGGCCTGACAAGAACACACTGGCACTTTTCTTCGAAGCATATGAACCAGCCTCATAGTCGCCCACTCTCAGAAAGGAAGGCGCGACAACTCATGG GTGCAGTGGTGGCGGCTTTTTTCCTGTGCAATTTTCCGGACACGGCATCTTCCCTCATGCAGATCTACATAGATAACTGGAATACATATGTCCTCAAGGTGTACACCTTGCTGAAGACTTACCTCTCGCTGCCGCTTTGGTATCTCAATAGCGCTCTGGATCCGATCCTGTTTTGCATTTCATCGACATCTTTCCGCAGTGCATGCAGGGAGACCTTAAAGTCACTTCTCCCATGGCTTGAGAAATCGGCAGATGGACCTAACCAGAACTTCCAAGCTTCTTCTGCCCGGTCTGGTGGCTCTTCCCTGGTGTCGGCACCCAGCACACGTTCAACGTGGACCCTAAATTCCAACGAAGGAGAACCGAAGGAATTTTTGGGACAGACTCAAAGCAGTGACCCCAAACTTTTATTTTTCAGACACCTCGACGTGATGGAGACTGGAGACTTCTCGGTGCCTTAG
- the LOC143769594 gene encoding neurotensin receptor type 1-like isoform X1, whose protein sequence is MRSQKSAGRWSDCRLSSQAWTTPDNVCNDSDMVFQTLKSPNLSQALEMNRSNSAAYNECLNYINVDNGSLWNESDGSNTSRRTLHRLFIGAQKQEPNYVAIPATIFYNLLFLFGILANGLSILTLMRNGRMKVSAVRFYLLSLALADILLLLTIPVTLYRYFWQYYPWALSDTVCKLYFMIRQVYCAITSWTIIAFTSERYFAICHPMWSITGLRKSRMAYLLAFIWILSFLSTIPVAIVYGESAACILDYTATSRDKVVLDSTVCEMLEPKPYIVYKSIMQTRSILFFVVPLVAIIIFHLLIFHHFTINHRQREKIGLTRTHWHFSSKHMNQPHSRPLSERKARQLMGAVVAAFFLCNFPDTASSLMQIYIDNWNTYVLKVYTLLKTYLSLPLWYLNSALDPILFCISSTSFRSACRETLKSLLPWLEKSADGPNQNFQASSARSGGSSLVSAPSTRSTWTLNSNEGEPKEFLGQTQSSDPKLLFFRHLDVMETGDFSVP, encoded by the exons ccttgaaaTCTCCGAACTTGTCCCAAGCTTTGGAAATGAACCGGTCGAATTCAGCCGCTTACAATGAATGCCTCAACTATATCAACGTTGACAATGGATCTCTGTGGAATGAAAGTGATGGCTCCAACACCTCTCGGAGGACTCTGCATCGACTCTTCATTGGTGCCCAAAAGCAGGAGCCCAATTATGTAGCCATTCCGGCTACTATATTTTACAATCTTCTCTTTCTTTTCGGTATCTTGGCCAATGGACTAAGTATCCTTACTTTAATGAGAAATGGTAGGATGAAGGTGAGCGCTGTCCGTTTCTATCTCTTGAGTTTGGCCTTGGCCGACATCTTACTCCTACTGACTATTCCAGTGACTTTGTACAGGTACTTCTGGCAATATTACCCATGGGCTCTATCCGACACAGTGTGTAAACTATATTTCATGATCAGACAGGTCTACTGTGCCATCACCAGTTGGACCATCATTGCCTTCACTTCTGAGAGATATTTTGCCATATGTCATCCCATGTGGTCAATCACCGGACTTCGAAAATCCCGCATGGCTTATTTATTGGCCTTCATTTGGATTCTGTCGTTCCTCAGCACTATACCTGTGGCTATTGTATATGGCGAGTCTGCAGCGTGTATCCTGGACTATACCGCAACTTCTCGGGATAAAGTTGTTCTCGACTCCACAGTGTGTGAAATGCTGGAACCAAAGCCATACATCGTTTACAAAAGTATCATGCAAACCCGGAGCATTTTGTTCTTTGTGGTGCCCttggtggccatcattatttttcaTCTCCTAATCTTCCATCACTTCACTATAAACCACAGGCAGAGGGAAAAGATTGGCCTGACAAGAACACACTGGCACTTTTCTTCGAAGCATATGAACCAGCCTCATAGTCGCCCACTCTCAGAAAGGAAGGCGCGACAACTCATGG GTGCAGTGGTGGCGGCTTTTTTCCTGTGCAATTTTCCGGACACGGCATCTTCCCTCATGCAGATCTACATAGATAACTGGAATACATATGTCCTCAAGGTGTACACCTTGCTGAAGACTTACCTCTCGCTGCCGCTTTGGTATCTCAATAGCGCTCTGGATCCGATCCTGTTTTGCATTTCATCGACATCTTTCCGCAGTGCATGCAGGGAGACCTTAAAGTCACTTCTCCCATGGCTTGAGAAATCGGCAGATGGACCTAACCAGAACTTCCAAGCTTCTTCTGCCCGGTCTGGTGGCTCTTCCCTGGTGTCGGCACCCAGCACACGTTCAACGTGGACCCTAAATTCCAACGAAGGAGAACCGAAGGAATTTTTGGGACAGACTCAAAGCAGTGACCCCAAACTTTTATTTTTCAGACACCTCGACGTGATGGAGACTGGAGACTTCTCGGTGCCTTAG